TACCGCCGTAGGAACGGCGCCCGATCATGCGCTTCGCGTACTGCACCGGGATGCGGCGCTGGGCCTGCTCGACGAAGACGACGAGCGCGACCATGACCAGGCCGACCAGGATGACGGTGCCGAACTCGATCCAGCCGCCGGCCAGGGTGCCCTGCTTCTTGATGGCCCACAGCGCGGACGGGAAGGTCGCGGCGATCGAGATGAACATCAGGATCGACATGCCGTTGCCGATGCCGCGGTCGGTGATCAGCTCACCGAGCCACATGACGACGGCCGTACCGGCGGTCATGCAGATGACCATCGTGATCGTCGTGAAGATCGCCTGGTCCGGGACGATGCTCGACGCGACCGTGCAGCCGTTGAACAGGGCGCCGCTGCGGGCGGTGGCGACCAGGCCGGTGCCCTGCAGGATGGCGAGCGCCACGGTCAGGTAGCGGGTGTACTGCGTGATCTTCGCGGTACCCGCCTGGCCTTCCTTCTTCAGGGCTTCCAGGCGCGGGATGACCACGGTCAGCAATTGGAGGATGATGCTCGCCGTGATGTACGGCATGATGCCGAGCGCGAAGATCGTGATCTGGAGCAGCGCGCCGCCGCTGAACATGTTGACGAGACCGAAGAGGCCCTGGTTGCCGGACGCCTCGTTCACGCAGGTCTGGACGGCCTTGTAGTTGACGCCGGGGATCGGGATGTGGGTACCGACCCGGTAGACCACGATGATGCCCAGCGTGAAGAGCAGCTTCTTGCGCAGGTCGGGCGTCCTGAACGCCCGGGCGAACGCGGTGAGCACGGTGCCTCCTGCGACCCCCGCGCAACTGCGTCAAGGGTGACGGTCTTGAGGTTCGACGGATAGGGAAAAGAACAGCGCAGGCCACCTTACCGGCGACACTGCCCCCCAAGGAACGACCAACCGGGGATACCTCGATTGTGAGGTATCCCCGGTCGGGATCGTTTACGTCATCGAGGCGTCGTCCGAAGGACTCAGACGAGCTCGGTGACCGTGCCGCCGGCGGCGGCGATCTTCTCCTTGGCGGAGCCGGAGACGGCGTCGACCGTCACCTGCAGCGCCACGGAGATCTCGCCCTGGCCGAGCACCTTGACGAGGCTGTTCTTGCGAACGGCACCCTTGGCCACCAGGCCCTCGACGGTGACCTCGCCACCCTCGGGGTACAGCGCGGCCAGCTTGTCGAGGTTCACGACCTGGTACTCGGTCTTGAACGGGTTCTTGAAGCCCTTCAGCTTCGGGAGACGCATGTGGAGCGGCATCTGGCCACCCTCGAAGCTCTCCGGAACCTGGTAGCGGGCCTTGGTGCCCTTGGTACCACGACCGGCCGTCTTACCCTTCGACGCCTCGCCACGACCCACACGGGTCTTGGCGGTCTTGGCGCCCGGGGCGGGACGGAGGTTGTGGATCTTCAGCGGGTTGTTCTCCGCCATGATCAGTCGACCTCCTCGACCGTCACGAGGTGGCGGACGGTGTGCACCATGCCGCGGAACTCGGGGCGGTCCTCCTTGACGACCACGGTGTTGATCCCCTTGAGACCAAGCGACCGCAGGGTGTCACGGTGGTTCTGCTTGCTGCCGATGTAGGACTTGACCTGCGTGATCTTGAGCTGCGCCATGATTACGCACCCGCCCCGGCACGCGCACGCAGCAGAGCCGCGGGAGCGACGTCCTCGAGCGGCAGACCGCGGCGGGCCGCGATCTCCTCGGGACGCTGCAGGCCCTTGAGGGCCGCCACGGTCGCGTGCACGATGTTGATGGCGTTGTCGGAGCCGAGCGACTTCGACAGCACGTCGTGGATACCGGCGCACTCGAGCACGGCGCGCACCGGACCACCGGCGATCACACCGGTACCGGGCGACGCGGGCTTGAGCAGCACGACGCCGGCGGCCTTCTCACCCTGGATGGGGTGCGGGATGGTGCCCTGGATGCGGGGGACCTTGAAGAAGTGCTTCTTGGCCTCCTCGACACCCTTGGCGATGGCGGCCGGCACCTCCTTGGCCTTGCCGTATCCGACACCCACGGTGCCGTCACCGTCGCCCACCACGACCAGCGCGGTGAAGCTGAAGCGACGACCACCCTTCACAACCTTGGCGACGCGGTTGATCGCGACGACGCGCTCAACGTACGCGGTCTTCTCGGCGGCAGCAGCGCCGCCGTCACGGCCCTTCCGGTCCCGCCGCTCGCCGCCACCGGCACCGCCACCGCGGCGCTGGGGTCCAGCCATTGGATTTACCTCTCTCTTTTCCGCTAGCTACGGCGGCTCAGAACCTGAGCCCGGCTTCGCGGGCGGCGTCCGCCAGGGCGGCGATGCGCCCCGCGTACTGGTTGCCACCACGGTCGAACACGACAGCCTCGACACCGGCGGCCCGGGCGCGCTCGGCGACCAGGGCGCCGACCTGCTTGGCCTGCGCGGACTTGTCGCCCTCGGCACCGCGGATCGACGCGTCCAGGGTGGACGCCGACGCCAGGGTGTGGCCCTTCAGGTCGTCGATCACCTGCGCCACGATGTGGCGGTTGGAGCGGGTCACGACCAGACGGGGGCGCTCGGCGGTACCCGAGACCTTCTTGCGGATCCGGATGTGGCGACGCTTGATAGCGGCACGCTTGTAGGCGTCGCCCTTGAGGATCTTCTGCCCGTATGCCATGGCTTACTTACCCGCCTTTCCGACCTTGCGGCGGATGACTTCGCCCTCGTACTTGACGCCCTTGGCCTTGTACGGGTCGGGCTTGCGCAGCTTGCGGATGTTGGCCGCAACCTCGCCGACCTTCTGCTTGTCGATGCCCTCGACCGAGAAACGGGTCGGGGTCTCCACCTTGAAGGTGATGCCCTCGGGCGCCTCGACGGTGATCGGGTGGCTGTAGCCGAGCGCGAACTCGAGGTTCGAGCCCTTGGCGGTCACGCGGTAACCGACACCACTGATCTCGAGCTTCTTCACGTAACCCTGGGTCACGCCGGTGATCATGTTCGCCACCAGCGTGCGGGACAGGCCGTGGAGGGCCTTGTTCTGACGCTCGTCGTTCGGGCGGGTGACGCTCAGGACGCCGTCCTCACCCCTGACGATCTCGATCGGTGCCACGACGGTGTGGGTCAGCTCGCCCTTGGGGCCCTTGACCTTGACCGTACGGCCGTCGATGGTGACGTCCACGCCGGCGGGAACCGCGATGGGGAGCTTGCCGATGCGCGACATAGCTGTTTCCTCCGTTCCCTTCTGCTACCAGACGTAGGCGAGGACTTCCCCACCCACGCCCTTCTTGCCGGCCTGCTTGTCGGTGAGGAGCCCGTGCGACGTGGAGATGATCGCCACGCCCAGGCCGCCGAGCACCTTCGGCAGGTTGGTGGACTTCGCGTACACCCGGAGACCGGGCTTGGAGATCCGCTTGATCCCCGCGATGGAGCGCTCACGGTTGGGGCCGAACTTCAGCTCCAGGACGAGGTTCTTGCCGACTTCGGCGTCCTCGACCTTCCAGCCCGTGATGAAGCCCTCCTGCTGGAGGATCTCAGCGATGTGCGACTTGATCTTCGAGTGCGGCATCGCCACGGAGTCGTGGTATGCCGAGTTCGCGTTCCGCAGACGCGTAAGCATGTCTGCGATCGGATCAGTCATGGTCATGAATTGGCCTTCGGCCTCTCTCGCCGGGGTTTCCTGGTGCGCCATCCCTCTCCCCGATCCGAGACGGGACGGGTGCGGCGCGGTGGACCTACGGCGTAGTAAGTCGTAAGGGCGGCAGCAGACGCCCAACCCCACAAGCCTAAGGCATGCGGGCTGGGCATTCTGCCGCCCCGGTTGCTTACCGAGAGCTTCAGGAATCCCCGGAGGGGGATTACCAGGAGCTCTTGGTCACGCCCGGCAGTTCGCCACGGTGAGCCATCTCACGAAGGCACACGCGGCACAGGCCGAACTTGCGGTACACGGAGTGCGGACGACCGCAGCGCTGGCAACGGGTGTAGCCGCGCACACCGAACTTGGGCTTGCGGGCAGCCTTCGCGATGAGAGCCTTCTTCGCCATCTCGCTCACGCCTCCTTGAAGGGGAAGCCGAGGTGACGCAGCAGGGCACGGCCCTCTTCGTCGTTGGTCGCCGTGGTGACCACGGTGATGTCCATACCCCGGACGCGGTCGATCTTGTCCTGGTCGATCTCGTGGAACATGACCTGCTCCGTGAGACCGAAGGTGTAGTTGCCACGGCCGTCGAACTGCTTCGGGGACAGACCGCGGAAGTCGCGGATGCGCGGCAGCGCGAGCGACAGGGTGCGGTCCAGGAACTCCCACATGCGGTCGCCACGGAGCGTGACGTGGGCACCGATCGGCTGACCC
This is a stretch of genomic DNA from Streptomyces sp. TG1A-8. It encodes these proteins:
- the secY gene encoding preprotein translocase subunit SecY encodes the protein MLTAFARAFRTPDLRKKLLFTLGIIVVYRVGTHIPIPGVNYKAVQTCVNEASGNQGLFGLVNMFSGGALLQITIFALGIMPYITASIILQLLTVVIPRLEALKKEGQAGTAKITQYTRYLTVALAILQGTGLVATARSGALFNGCTVASSIVPDQAIFTTITMVICMTAGTAVVMWLGELITDRGIGNGMSILMFISIAATFPSALWAIKKQGTLAGGWIEFGTVILVGLVMVALVVFVEQAQRRIPVQYAKRMIGRRSYGGTSTYIPLKVNQAGVIPVIFASSLLYIPALVAQFAGGNAGWKQWVTANLTKGDHPLYITLYFLLIVFFAFFYVAISFNPEEVADNMKKYGGFIPGIRAGRPTAEYLSYVLNRITWPGSLYLGLIALVPTMALVGFGASQNFPFGGTSILIIVGVGLETVKQIESQLQQRNYEGFLR
- the rplO gene encoding 50S ribosomal protein L15 gives rise to the protein MAENNPLKIHNLRPAPGAKTAKTRVGRGEASKGKTAGRGTKGTKARYQVPESFEGGQMPLHMRLPKLKGFKNPFKTEYQVVNLDKLAALYPEGGEVTVEGLVAKGAVRKNSLVKVLGQGEISVALQVTVDAVSGSAKEKIAAAGGTVTELV
- the rpmD gene encoding 50S ribosomal protein L30; translation: MAQLKITQVKSYIGSKQNHRDTLRSLGLKGINTVVVKEDRPEFRGMVHTVRHLVTVEEVD
- the rpsE gene encoding 30S ribosomal protein S5; the protein is MAGPQRRGGGAGGGERRDRKGRDGGAAAAEKTAYVERVVAINRVAKVVKGGRRFSFTALVVVGDGDGTVGVGYGKAKEVPAAIAKGVEEAKKHFFKVPRIQGTIPHPIQGEKAAGVVLLKPASPGTGVIAGGPVRAVLECAGIHDVLSKSLGSDNAINIVHATVAALKGLQRPEEIAARRGLPLEDVAPAALLRARAGAGA
- the rplR gene encoding 50S ribosomal protein L18; translation: MAYGQKILKGDAYKRAAIKRRHIRIRKKVSGTAERPRLVVTRSNRHIVAQVIDDLKGHTLASASTLDASIRGAEGDKSAQAKQVGALVAERARAAGVEAVVFDRGGNQYAGRIAALADAAREAGLRF
- the rplF gene encoding 50S ribosomal protein L6; the encoded protein is MSRIGKLPIAVPAGVDVTIDGRTVKVKGPKGELTHTVVAPIEIVRGEDGVLSVTRPNDERQNKALHGLSRTLVANMITGVTQGYVKKLEISGVGYRVTAKGSNLEFALGYSHPITVEAPEGITFKVETPTRFSVEGIDKQKVGEVAANIRKLRKPDPYKAKGVKYEGEVIRRKVGKAGK
- the rpsH gene encoding 30S ribosomal protein S8, with product MTMTDPIADMLTRLRNANSAYHDSVAMPHSKIKSHIAEILQQEGFITGWKVEDAEVGKNLVLELKFGPNRERSIAGIKRISKPGLRVYAKSTNLPKVLGGLGVAIISTSHGLLTDKQAGKKGVGGEVLAYVW
- a CDS encoding type Z 30S ribosomal protein S14, whose product is MAKKALIAKAARKPKFGVRGYTRCQRCGRPHSVYRKFGLCRVCLREMAHRGELPGVTKSSW
- the rplE gene encoding 50S ribosomal protein L5, whose protein sequence is MATTTTPRLKQKYREEIAGKLRDQFKYENVMQVPGLVKIVVNMGVGDAARDSKLIEGAIRDLTTITGQKPAVTKARKSIAQFKLREGQPIGAHVTLRGDRMWEFLDRTLSLALPRIRDFRGLSPKQFDGRGNYTFGLTEQVMFHEIDQDKIDRVRGMDITVVTTATNDEEGRALLRHLGFPFKEA